From one Streptomyces spiramyceticus genomic stretch:
- the glyA gene encoding serine hydroxymethyltransferase, with protein MTLPLSHPALSATDPELAALVGAEEQLQADTLRLIPSENYVSQAVLEASGTVLQNKYSEGYAGRRYYEGQQNIDQVERLATARAKALFGVDHANVQPYSGSPANLAVYLAFAEPGDTVMGMALPMGGHLTHGWGVSVTGKWFRGVQYGVRQTANPETNGRIDFDEVRDLALKERPKLIFCGGTALPRTIDFAAFAEIARESGAVLVADVAHIAGLIVGGAHPSPVPHADVISTTTHKTLRGPRGAMLMSREEHAKAIDKAVFPGLQGGPHNQTTAAIAVALHEAAQPSFRDYAHAVVANAKALAEALLARGFDLVSGGTDNHLILMDLTNKDVPGKVAAKALDRAGIVVNYNTVPYDPRKPFDPSGIRIGTPSLTSRGLGTEHMPAVADWIDRGVTAARTGDEDALAGIRAEVADLMAAFPAPGLPTD; from the coding sequence ATGACGCTCCCGCTCAGCCACCCCGCCCTGTCTGCGACCGACCCCGAACTGGCCGCCCTGGTCGGCGCCGAGGAACAGCTGCAGGCCGACACCCTGCGCCTGATCCCCAGCGAGAACTACGTCTCGCAGGCCGTACTCGAAGCCTCCGGCACCGTCCTGCAGAACAAGTACAGCGAGGGCTACGCAGGCCGCCGCTACTACGAGGGCCAACAGAACATCGACCAGGTCGAACGCCTCGCCACCGCCCGCGCCAAGGCCCTGTTCGGCGTCGACCACGCCAACGTCCAGCCCTACTCGGGCTCCCCGGCCAACCTCGCCGTCTACCTCGCCTTCGCCGAGCCCGGCGACACCGTGATGGGCATGGCCCTCCCGATGGGCGGCCACCTCACCCACGGCTGGGGCGTCTCGGTCACCGGCAAGTGGTTCCGCGGCGTCCAGTACGGCGTACGCCAGACTGCGAATCCTGAAACGAATGGCCGCATCGACTTCGATGAGGTGCGCGACCTCGCCCTCAAGGAGCGCCCGAAGCTGATCTTCTGCGGCGGTACCGCCCTTCCCCGCACCATCGACTTCGCCGCCTTCGCGGAGATCGCCCGCGAGTCCGGTGCCGTGCTCGTCGCCGACGTCGCCCACATCGCGGGCCTGATCGTCGGCGGCGCTCACCCCTCCCCGGTCCCGCACGCCGACGTGATCTCCACGACCACCCACAAGACGCTGCGCGGTCCGCGCGGCGCGATGCTGATGTCCCGCGAGGAACACGCGAAGGCCATCGACAAGGCGGTGTTCCCCGGCCTCCAGGGCGGCCCGCACAACCAGACCACAGCGGCCATCGCCGTCGCCCTCCACGAGGCGGCCCAGCCCTCCTTCCGTGACTACGCGCACGCGGTCGTGGCCAACGCCAAGGCGCTTGCCGAGGCTCTGCTCGCCCGGGGCTTCGACCTGGTCTCCGGCGGCACGGACAACCACCTGATCCTGATGGACCTCACCAACAAGGACGTGCCGGGCAAGGTGGCGGCCAAGGCCCTCGACCGGGCCGGGATCGTCGTCAACTACAACACCGTCCCGTACGACCCGCGGAAGCCCTTCGACCCCTCCGGCATCCGCATCGGCACCCCCTCCCTCACCTCGCGCGGTCTCGGCACGGAGCACATGCCGGCCGTCGCCGACTGGATCGACCGAGGGGTCACCGCCGCCCGCACGGGCGACGAGGACGCACTGGCCGGCATCCGCGCCGAGGTCGCCGACCTCATGGCCGCCTTCCCCGCACCGGGCCTCCCGACGGACTGA
- a CDS encoding decaprenyl-phosphate phosphoribosyltransferase: protein MSERGITALVTQPLHSPPGDPVRRSLSLSGGLLRTARPRQWVKNTLVVAAPAAAGELASRHTLTQLAVVFVLFTAAASAVYLINDARDAEADRAHPVKCRRAVAAGQVPASVAYTAGFLLALLAPAAAVLLCNPMTAALLTVYVVMQLAYCIWFKHVLVVDLVVVTSGFLMRAMIGGVALQIPLSRWFLITAGFGALFMVAAKRYSEAVQMEDRAQSPGATRALLGEYTTGYLRFVWQLAAGVAVLGYCLWALESGGTANGSLLPWRQLSLIAFILAVLRYAVFADRGTAGAPAARTLDLATEGKRIPWTG from the coding sequence GTGTCTGAGCGCGGCATCACGGCACTGGTCACCCAGCCCCTGCACTCCCCGCCGGGAGACCCCGTCCGCCGCTCCCTGAGCCTGTCCGGAGGGCTGCTGCGCACCGCGCGCCCCCGCCAGTGGGTCAAGAACACCCTGGTCGTCGCCGCGCCCGCCGCCGCCGGAGAACTGGCTTCCCGGCACACCCTCACCCAACTGGCCGTGGTCTTCGTACTGTTCACCGCCGCCGCGTCCGCCGTCTACCTCATCAACGACGCGCGCGACGCCGAAGCCGACCGTGCCCACCCCGTCAAGTGCCGCCGCGCCGTCGCCGCCGGACAGGTGCCCGCATCCGTCGCGTACACCGCAGGGTTCCTGCTCGCGCTGCTCGCGCCCGCTGCCGCCGTCCTGCTCTGCAATCCGATGACCGCCGCCCTGTTGACGGTGTACGTCGTCATGCAACTCGCGTACTGCATATGGTTCAAACACGTACTCGTCGTCGATCTGGTCGTCGTCACCAGCGGATTCCTGATGCGCGCGATGATCGGCGGCGTCGCCCTGCAGATCCCCCTCTCCCGCTGGTTCCTGATCACCGCGGGCTTCGGCGCGCTCTTCATGGTCGCCGCCAAGCGCTACTCGGAGGCCGTGCAGATGGAGGACCGGGCGCAGTCGCCCGGCGCCACCCGGGCGCTGCTCGGCGAATACACCACCGGATACCTGCGCTTCGTATGGCAGTTGGCGGCAGGCGTCGCCGTGCTCGGCTACTGCCTGTGGGCGCTGGAGAGCGGCGGCACCGCCAACGGCAGCCTGCTGCCCTGGCGTCAGCTCTCGCTGATCGCCTTCATCCTCGCGGTGCTGCGGTACGCCGTCTTCGCCGACCGGGGCACGGCGGGAGCACCTGCGGCCAGGACACTGGATCTCGCGACGGAGGGTAAGCGCATCCCATGGACTGGCTGA
- a CDS encoding decaprenylphospho-beta-D-erythro-pentofuranosid-2-ulose 2-reductase produces the protein MKDAFGTPQSLLILGGTSAIGLATARRLVARRTRTVWLAGRPSPALESAAAGLRALGADVRTVAFDALDSTSHEEVLGKVFAEGDIDMVLLAFGILGDQARDEAEPLAAVRVAQTNYTGAVSAGLVCANALQEQGHGSLVVLSSVAGERARRANFIYGSSKAGLDAFTQGLGDALHGTGVHVMVVRPGFVRSKMTAGRAETPLATTPEAVAAAIELGLRRRSETVWVPGALRLVMSALRHVPRPLFRRMSAY, from the coding sequence ATGAAGGACGCCTTCGGCACCCCTCAGTCCCTGCTCATTCTCGGCGGTACGTCGGCGATCGGCCTCGCAACGGCCCGCCGCCTGGTGGCCCGCCGCACCCGTACGGTCTGGCTGGCAGGGCGGCCCTCCCCCGCCCTCGAATCGGCCGCTGCGGGGCTGCGCGCGCTGGGCGCCGACGTGCGTACCGTCGCCTTCGACGCCCTCGACTCCACGTCGCACGAAGAGGTGCTCGGCAAGGTCTTCGCCGAGGGGGACATCGACATGGTGCTGCTGGCCTTCGGGATCCTCGGCGACCAGGCGCGCGACGAGGCGGAGCCACTGGCGGCGGTCCGGGTCGCGCAGACCAACTACACGGGCGCCGTCTCGGCAGGCCTCGTGTGTGCGAACGCTCTCCAGGAGCAGGGCCACGGATCGCTGGTCGTACTGTCATCGGTGGCGGGCGAGCGCGCCCGCCGCGCGAATTTCATCTATGGGTCGAGCAAGGCGGGCCTGGACGCGTTCACACAGGGGCTCGGCGACGCACTGCACGGGACAGGCGTGCACGTGATGGTCGTACGCCCCGGATTCGTACGGTCGAAAATGACGGCGGGCCGCGCGGAGACCCCCCTGGCGACGACCCCGGAGGCGGTCGCGGCGGCGATCGAGCTGGGCCTGCGACGGCGCTCGGAGACGGTGTGGGTGCCGGGAGCGCTGCGCCTGGTGATGTCGGCACTGCGCCACGTACCGAGGCCGCTGTTCAGGCGCATGAGCGCATACTGA
- the trpS gene encoding tryptophan--tRNA ligase: protein MASDRPRVLSGIQPTAGSFHLGNYLGAVRQWVALQESHDAFYMVVDLHAITVPQDPAALRANTRLAVAQLLAAGLDPDRCTLFVQSHVPEHAQLGWVMNCFTGFGEASRMTQFKDKSAKQGSDRATVGLFTYPILQVADILLYQADQVPVGEDQRQHIELTRDLAERFNGRFGDTFTVPAPYILKETGKIFDLQDPAIKMSKSASTPKGLINLLDEPKATAKKIKSAVTDTDTVIRYDAVEKPGVSNLLSIYSTLTGATVAELEKKYEGKMYGALKTDLAEVMVDFVTPFRTRTQEYLDDPETLDSILAKGAEKARAVAAETLAQAYDKVGLLPAKH from the coding sequence ATGGCCTCTGATCGTCCTCGCGTGCTCTCCGGCATCCAGCCCACCGCAGGCTCGTTCCACCTCGGCAACTACCTTGGCGCCGTGCGCCAGTGGGTCGCCCTGCAGGAATCCCACGACGCGTTCTACATGGTCGTCGACCTGCACGCGATCACCGTTCCGCAGGACCCCGCCGCGCTCCGCGCCAACACCCGGCTCGCCGTCGCCCAGCTGCTGGCCGCCGGCCTCGACCCGGACCGCTGCACGCTCTTCGTCCAGAGCCACGTCCCCGAGCACGCCCAGCTCGGCTGGGTCATGAACTGCTTCACCGGCTTTGGTGAGGCGTCCCGTATGACGCAGTTCAAGGACAAGTCCGCCAAGCAGGGCTCCGACCGCGCGACCGTCGGCCTCTTCACGTACCCGATCCTCCAGGTCGCGGACATCCTGCTGTACCAGGCAGACCAGGTCCCGGTCGGCGAGGACCAGCGCCAGCACATCGAGCTGACCCGCGACCTCGCCGAGCGCTTCAACGGCCGGTTCGGCGACACGTTCACCGTCCCGGCGCCGTACATCCTCAAGGAGACGGGCAAGATCTTCGATCTCCAGGACCCGGCGATCAAGATGAGCAAGTCGGCGTCGACGCCGAAGGGCCTGATCAACCTCCTCGACGAGCCCAAGGCCACCGCCAAGAAGATCAAGAGTGCGGTCACGGACACGGACACCGTGATCCGTTACGACGCTGTCGAGAAGCCGGGCGTCAGCAACCTGCTCTCCATCTACTCCACGCTCACCGGCGCCACCGTCGCCGAGCTGGAGAAGAAGTACGAGGGCAAGATGTACGGCGCGCTGAAAACGGACCTCGCCGAGGTGATGGTGGACTTCGTCACGCCGTTCAGGACCCGCACCCAGGAATATCTGGACGACCCGGAGACGCTGGACTCAATCCTGGCCAAGGGCGCCGAAAAGGCCCGCGCAGTAGCCGCCGAGACCCTTGCCCAGGCCTACGACAAGGTCGGTCTCCTGCCCGCCAAGCACTGA
- a CDS encoding phosphatase PAP2 family protein, which yields MREADRRLLSAMRDCGTDPHVAAAARGLSWCGEHGAVWIAAGLLGAGADHDHRRAWLRGTALIGAAHLASMAVKLAVRRARPQLPALEPLVRTAGRHSFPSSHAASAAAAAVAFGALRPGGGNIAAPLAAAMCVSRLVAGVHYPTDVAAGALLGGLTAGLGAAWMTRPAAAPDGGAGSV from the coding sequence ATGCGAGAAGCCGATCGCCGTCTGCTGTCGGCCATGCGGGACTGCGGTACGGACCCGCACGTTGCGGCCGCCGCCCGCGGGCTCTCCTGGTGCGGCGAGCACGGCGCCGTCTGGATCGCCGCCGGCCTCCTGGGCGCGGGCGCCGACCACGACCACCGCCGGGCCTGGCTGCGCGGTACGGCACTGATCGGCGCGGCACACCTCGCGAGCATGGCCGTCAAGCTGGCCGTACGCCGCGCGCGCCCCCAACTCCCCGCCCTGGAGCCCCTGGTACGTACCGCCGGGCGGCACTCCTTCCCCAGCTCGCACGCGGCTTCGGCGGCCGCCGCCGCGGTGGCCTTCGGCGCGCTGCGCCCCGGCGGCGGCAACATCGCGGCGCCGCTGGCCGCAGCCATGTGCGTGTCCCGGCTGGTCGCCGGCGTGCACTACCCGACCGATGTCGCGGCGGGCGCCCTGCTCGGCGGGCTCACGGCCGGGCTCGGGGCGGCCTGGATGACGCGGCCGGCCGCCGCGCCCGACGGGGGAGCAGGGAGTGTCTGA
- a CDS encoding 2'-5' RNA ligase family protein, whose translation MGTVTLGVSIAVPEPYGSLLQQRRASFGDPAAHGIPTHVTLLPPTEIDASLLPAVEAHLAAVAASGRSFPMRLSGTGTFRPLSPVVFVQVVEGAAACAWLQKRVRDASGPLVRELHFPYHPHVTVAHGISEEGMDRAYEELSEYEAEWACSGFALYEQGADGVWRKLCEYAFGGGTAGVVPAQNSPVDEPAAPSLRS comes from the coding sequence ATGGGGACCGTAACGCTCGGCGTTTCGATCGCGGTCCCGGAGCCGTACGGCAGCCTGCTCCAGCAGCGGCGCGCGAGCTTCGGGGATCCTGCCGCGCACGGCATCCCCACGCATGTCACCCTCCTCCCGCCGACCGAGATCGACGCCTCGCTGCTGCCCGCGGTCGAGGCGCATCTCGCCGCGGTCGCGGCGTCGGGCCGCTCGTTCCCGATGCGGCTGTCCGGCACCGGTACGTTCCGCCCGCTCTCCCCGGTCGTCTTTGTGCAGGTCGTGGAAGGCGCGGCGGCCTGCGCGTGGCTCCAGAAGCGGGTCAGGGACGCGTCGGGCCCGCTCGTGCGCGAGCTGCACTTCCCGTACCACCCGCACGTCACGGTCGCCCACGGCATCTCCGAAGAGGGCATGGACCGGGCGTACGAGGAGCTCTCGGAGTACGAGGCGGAGTGGGCCTGCAGCGGTTTCGCGCTGTACGAGCAGGGGGCGGACGGCGTGTGGCGCAAGCTCTGCGAGTACGCGTTCGGGGGTGGCACGGCGGGTGTCGTGCCTGCGCAGAATTCACCGGTCGATGAACCGGCGGCGCCTTCACTGCGGTCCTGA
- a CDS encoding FAD-binding oxidoreductase, which yields MSVDTVSVTGWGRTAPTTARLIRPRSYEEAAAAVVECAAHGARGGIARGLGRAYGDAAQNAGGSVLDMTGLDRIRRIDAEAGVVVCDAGVSLHRLMEVLLPLGWFVPVTPGTRYVTVGGAIGADIHGKNHHGSGSFSRHVLSFDLLTADGEVRTVPSGTDLFDATAGGMGLTGVILSATVQLLPVETSLMCVDTERASDLDDLMARLTADDHRYRYSVAWIDLLARGASTGRSVLTRGEHAPLDALPSRARRSPLAFSPGRLPAAPRFVPDGLLGRTTVGLFNELRYRTAPRARRTGEIQKLSAFFHPLDGVPHWNRLYGRSGFVQYQFVVGYGQEDALRRIVRRISSCTGGGRGCPSFLAVLKWFGDGDPGWLSFPMPGWTLALDIPANLSGLGAFLDELDEEVAAAGGRVYLAKDSRLRPEMLAPMYPKLARFRALRAELDPLGVFTSDLSRRLSL from the coding sequence ATGTCTGTCGACACCGTCTCAGTGACCGGCTGGGGCCGCACGGCCCCGACCACCGCCCGGCTGATCCGGCCGCGTTCGTACGAGGAAGCGGCGGCCGCCGTCGTCGAATGCGCCGCGCACGGCGCACGCGGCGGTATCGCACGCGGCCTCGGGCGGGCGTACGGCGACGCGGCGCAGAACGCGGGCGGCTCCGTGCTCGACATGACCGGCCTCGACCGCATCCGCAGGATCGACGCGGAGGCGGGCGTCGTGGTGTGCGACGCGGGCGTGAGTCTGCACCGGCTGATGGAAGTGCTGCTGCCGCTCGGCTGGTTCGTACCGGTGACGCCCGGGACCCGGTATGTGACCGTCGGCGGCGCGATCGGTGCGGACATCCACGGCAAGAACCACCACGGGTCGGGGTCCTTCTCCCGCCATGTCCTGTCGTTCGACCTGCTCACCGCCGACGGCGAGGTACGCACCGTCCCGTCCGGCACCGATCTCTTCGACGCGACGGCGGGCGGCATGGGCCTGACCGGCGTCATCCTCTCCGCGACCGTCCAACTGCTGCCCGTCGAAACCTCGTTGATGTGCGTCGACACCGAACGGGCAAGTGACCTGGACGACCTGATGGCCAGGCTCACCGCCGACGACCACCGCTACCGCTACTCGGTCGCCTGGATCGACCTGCTCGCGCGCGGTGCCTCGACGGGGCGCTCGGTCCTCACGCGCGGGGAGCACGCCCCGCTGGACGCGCTCCCGTCGCGCGCCCGCCGGTCGCCGCTCGCCTTCAGCCCCGGCCGGCTCCCCGCCGCGCCACGCTTCGTACCGGACGGGCTGCTCGGCCGTACGACCGTGGGCCTGTTCAACGAGCTCCGGTACCGCACGGCCCCCCGCGCGCGCCGGACCGGGGAAATCCAGAAGCTGTCGGCCTTCTTCCACCCGCTGGACGGCGTACCGCACTGGAACCGGCTCTACGGGCGCAGCGGGTTCGTTCAGTACCAGTTCGTCGTCGGGTACGGGCAGGAGGACGCCCTGCGCCGCATCGTCCGGCGCATCTCCTCCTGTACGGGCGGCGGGCGGGGGTGCCCGTCGTTCCTCGCCGTGCTGAAGTGGTTCGGCGACGGCGATCCGGGGTGGCTGTCCTTTCCGATGCCCGGCTGGACGCTGGCCCTGGACATCCCGGCGAACCTGTCCGGGCTCGGCGCGTTCCTCGACGAGCTGGACGAGGAGGTCGCGGCGGCCGGGGGGCGTGTCTACCTGGCCAAGGACTCCCGGCTGCGGCCCGAGATGCTGGCGCCGATGTATCCGAAACTGGCCCGATTCCGTGCGCTGAGGGCCGAGTTGGACCCCTTGGGCGTGTTCACGTCAGACCTCTCCCGCCGCCTCTCCCTCTGA